The following are encoded together in the Ranitomeya imitator isolate aRanImi1 chromosome 4, aRanImi1.pri, whole genome shotgun sequence genome:
- the BEST3 gene encoding bestrophin-3 isoform X2 — protein sequence MLLISSNVHGRDEYGRLLRRTLMRYVNLTSLLIFRSVSTAVYKRFPTMDHVVEAGFMTSDERKLFDNLKSPHLKYWVPVVWFGNLASKARTEGRIRDSVDLQVMLNEMNRYRSWCGLLFGYDWVGIPLVYTQVVTLAVYTFFFACIIGRQFLDPKQAYTGHDLDLYIPVFTLLQFFFYAGWLKVAEQLINPFGEDDDDFETNWCIDRNLQVSLMAVDEMYMNLPKLNRDIYWNDSDVRPPYTLAAADYCIPSFLGSTVHMGLPDSVFLREDWLLDEEKHRRQHSVLRRVKRFLSVHEHPESPVRTTVSRQGSDASTMFFPTEPSYIGSYHHVPPRRSNLTHVKRRESADKNAKVGIPREDLSVIRESSRSNTSERQPSDDRSHTPTSPVQVPDVVVTTAAETSAVQSDAKLQSTPLLDIYKEENAERRQYEEKKDEQKPMECEIQDSKLLQVYAEKEELLKTSKKKQESPYRWSETVFPTQNILTSAQPPRTSLQNIPFSLTLANEETRSVTSTPQGPAEEIRHLLEHINAKETDIVEFHDE from the exons GATTTATGACGTCGGATGAAAGAAAACTATTTGACAATCTCAAATCTCCTCATCTTAAATACTGGGTACCAGTTGTTTGGTTTGGAAATTTAGCATCAAAGGCCAGGACTGAAGGGAGGATACGTGATAGCGTTGATCTGCAAGTAATGTTAAAT GAGATGAACAGGTATAGGTCCTGGTGTGGTCTCCTCTTTGGTTATGACTGGGTTGGTATTCCTCTGGTGTACACGCAG GTAGTAACACTGGCTGTGTATACGTTCTTTTTTGCTTGCATAATTGGACGTCAGTTCTTAGACCCCAAACAAGCGTACACAGGACATGATCTGGATCTTTACATTCCTGTATTCACTCTCCTGCAGTTCTTTTTCTATGCAGGCTGGTTAAAG GTGGCTGAACAACTCATTAACCCATTTGGTGAAGATGATGATGATTTTGAGACTAACTGGTGCATAGATAGAAATCTACAG GTGTCCCTTATGGCTGTAGACGAAATGTATATGAACTTACCTAAGCTGAACAGAGATATCTATTGGAATGACTCTGATGTACGGCCACCATACACACTCGCAGCTGCTGACTACTGTATTCCTTCATTTTTGGGATCAACAGTTCATATGGG ACTTCCAGACTCTGTTTTTCTACGTGAAGACTGGCTCCTTGATGAAGAAAAACACAGAAGACAACATTCTGTTTTAAGAAGAGTAAAGCGGTTTTTAAGTGTACATGAGCATCCCGAGTCTCCCGTCAGAACTACAGTCAGTAGACAGGGAAGTGATGCATCGACTATGTTTTTCCCTACTGAGCCAAGTTATATTGGCAGTTACCATCATGTTCCTCCTCGAAGATCAAACTTAACACATGTGAAAAGACGTGAATCTGCTGACAAAAATGCAAAGGTGGGTATTCCTAGGGAAGATTTATCTGTTATCCGGGAATCTAGCAGATCAAATACATCAGAGAGGCAGCCGTCCGATGACCGCAGCCATACACCTACCTCACCTGTACAAGTGCCTGATGTTGTGGTTACCACCGCCGCTGAAACATCAGCAGTACAGAGTGACGCCAAGCTGCAGTCAACGCCACTCCTCGACATATATAAAGAAGAAAATGCCGAGCGCCGCCAGTATGAAGAGAAAAAAGATGAACAGAAGCCTATGGAGTGTGAGATACAAGATTCCAAACTGTTGCAAGTATATGCAGAAAAAGAAGAATTATTAAAGACGTCTAAAAAAAAGCAAGAATCTCCTTACAGGTGGAGTGAAACAGTGTTCCCTACGCAAAACATTTTAACAAGTGCCCAACCTCCAAGGACATCATTGCAAAACATCCCTTTTTCCTTGACTTTAGCAAATGAAGAAACTCGCTCTGTGACAAGCACCCCCCAAGGTCCAGCTGAGGAAATTAGACATTTACTAGAACATATTAATGCCAAAGAAACTGATATAGTGGAATTTCATGACGAATAG